In Ailuropoda melanoleuca isolate Jingjing chromosome X, ASM200744v2, whole genome shotgun sequence, a single genomic region encodes these proteins:
- the LOC100470143 gene encoding rho-related GTP-binding protein RhoG → MDSTDSKGGMQTIKCVVVGDGAVGKTCLLISYTTNAFPEEYIPTVFDNYSAQTAVDGQLVSLNLWDTAGQEEYDRLRTLSYPQTNIFVICFSIGNPSSYANVRHKWHPEVSHHCPNVPVLLVGTKRDLRNDIETVKKLKEQSLVPTTPQQGTSLAKQVGAVKYLECSALMQDGVHEVFSEAVRAVLYPATKKNTKKCVLL, encoded by the exons ATGGACTCCACG GACTCCAAGGGCGGAATGCAGACGATCAAATGTGTGGTGGTAGGAGACGGGGCTGTAGGTAAGACCTGCCTCCTCATCAGTTACACCACAAATGCCTTTCCTGAGGAGTATATCCCCACTGTCTTTGACAACTATAGCGCACAGACAGCCGTGGATGGCCAGCTTGTCAGCCTGAACCTGTGGGACACAGCTGGCCAGGAGGAGTATGACCGACTGCGAACGCTGTCCTACCCCCAGACCAATATCTTTGTCATCTGTTTTTCCATTGGCAACCCATCCTCGTATGCCAATGTGAGGCATAAGTGGCACCCGGAGGTCTCCCATCATTGCCCCAATGTACCTGTTCTGCTGGTGGGTACCAAGAGAGACCTGCGGAATGACATTGAGACGGTGAAGAAGCTGAAGGAACAGAGCCTAGTGCCCACAACGCCTCAGCAAGGCACTTCCCTGGCTAAGCAGGTGGGGGCTGTGAAGTATCTGGAATGTTCAGCCCTGATGCAGGATGGGGTGCACGAGGTATTTTCAGAAGCTGTCCGGGCTGTGCTTTACCCTGCCACAAAGAAGAACACCAAGAAGTGTGTCCTTTTATAG